A window from Salvia miltiorrhiza cultivar Shanhuang (shh) chromosome 2, IMPLAD_Smil_shh, whole genome shotgun sequence encodes these proteins:
- the LOC131010606 gene encoding uncharacterized protein LOC131010606, producing the protein MEESAPPSAALERVKKGFVAFGASLEEGFGYVRAAVVGFTKKLTAKSEEDATAADMQAAKMQVAAADRAEDIKKGLHH; encoded by the coding sequence ATGGAAGAATCGGCACCGCCGTCGGCAGCGCTCGAGCGCGTAAAGAAAGGATTTGTGGCGTTTGGTGCTTCCTTGGAAGAAGGGTTCGGGTACGTGAGAGCCGCCGTGGTGGGTTTCACCAAAAAGCTGACGGCCAAGTCGGAGGAGGACGCCACCGCCGCCGACATGCAGGCGGCCAAGATGCAggtcgccgccgccgaccgcgcTGAGGATATCAAGAAGGGGCTTCATCATTAA
- the LOC131010607 gene encoding uncharacterized protein LOC131010607 isoform X2, which produces MSAAVIFLLLFSFSKSAAVMILSNEGDEVVLDNGLVQLTFTKPGGHLIGIRYNGLDNLLELHNPELNGGFWDLNWSEAGSSGTRGKFDVVNGTEFQVVVQNEEQIEISFTRKWDRSLLGQHAPLSIDKRFIMLRGSSGFYSYAIYQRDESMPAFQLNEARIAFMLNIEKFVYMAMSDDRQRRMPRPEDRLPPRGRELAFPEAVLLVDPIEPEFKGEVDDKYQYSCENKDNKVHGFICIDPTIGLWQISPSNEFRTGGPIKQDLTSHVNPTTLAMFVSTHYGGEDMVVKFGEGEKWKKVFGPVFIYLNSLSHHHNTNDSDTAFLWADAKDQMKKEVEKWPYSFPASEDFPHVDQRGSVSGRLFVQDRYISEGKIAAKGAFVGLAAPGKDGSFQNESKGYQFWVNADEDGYFNITNIRPGDYNIYAWVPGFIGDFRCDKDIVVAAGSSINVGDVVYMPPRNGATLWEIGVPDRSAAEFYVPDPDPMYINKLLINLPSHRFRQYGLWARYADLYPNQDLVYTVGTSDYNKDWFYAQVTRKVGEGAYKATTWQIKFKMDTVEESGKYTLRIALASATFSILEVRVNNNGLGEALFSSGLIGSDNTITRHGIHGLYWIFNVEIETCVLIKGDNTIYLTQARNLSALHGVMYDYIRLEAPSLTSITLA; this is translated from the exons ATGTCTGCTGCTgtgatatttttattgttattttctttttcaaagagTGCTGCTGTGATGATATTGAGTAATGAAGGTGACgag GTGGTGTTAGATAATGGATTGGTCCAACTTACATTCACAAAACCAGGAGGCCATCTCATTGGAATACGCTACAATGGACTCGACAACTTGCTTGAGCTCCATAATCCAGAGCTAAATGGAGG GTTTTGGGATCTTAATTGGAGTGAAGCTGGTAGCTCAGGCACACGAGGAAAATTTGATGT TGTTAATGGAACAGAGTTCCAAGTTGTGGTACAAAATGAGGAACAAATAGAGATATCCTTCACCAGAAAATGGGATCGTTCCTTGCTAGGACAACATGCCCCCTTGTCCATAGACAAAAG GTTCATAATGTTGCGCGGCTCGTCTGGTTTCTACTCGTATGCCATCTACCAACGCGATGAGTCCATGCCTGCATTCCAATTGAACGAGGCTAGAATCGCCTTCATGCTCAACATAGAAAA GTTCGTGTACATGGCCATGTCAGATGACAGGCAGAGGCGTATGCCACGGCCTGAGGACCGCCTCCCCCCACGGGGCAGGGAGTTGGCATTCCCAGAAGCAGTCCTTCTAGTTGATCCAATAGAGCCAGAATTCAAAGGAgaa GTGGATGATAAATACCAATACTCATGTGAAAACAAAGACAACAAGGTGCATGGATTCATATGCATTGATCCCACAATAGGGTTGTGGCAAATTAGTCCAAGCAATGAGTTCAGAACTGGAGGGCCTATCAAACAGGACCTCACCTCTCATGTCAACCCGACCACATTGGCT ATGTTCGTGAGCACTCACTATGGAGGGGAGGATATGGTAGTGAAATTCGGAGAGGGCGAAAAATGGAAGAAAGTTTTTGGTCCGGTTTTCATATACCTTAACTCACTGTCTCATCATCACAACACAAATGATAGCGATACTGCCTTTTTGTGGGCTGATGCTAAAGATCAG ATGAAGAAAGAAGTTGAAAAATGGCCATACAGCTTCCCTGCTTCAGAAGATTTCCCACATGTTGATCAAAGAGGCAGTGTTAGTGGTAGATTGTTTGTTCAAGACAG GTACATTTCTGAGGGGAAAATAGCAGCAAAGGGTGCTTTTGTGGGGCTGGCTGCACCAGGAAAAGATGGATCATTTCAAAATGAATCAAAa GGCTACCAATTCTGGGTAAATGCAGATGAAGATGGTTATTTCAACATCACCAATATCAGGCCTGGAGATTACAACATCTATGCATGGGTCCCAGGTTTCATTGGAGATTTTAGATGTGACAAAGATATAGTTGTGGCAGCAG GCAGTTCAATCAATGTGGGTGATGTTGTGTACATGCCTCCAAGAAATGGAGCAACACTATGGGAAATAGGCGTCCCGGATCGATCTGCAGCAGAGTTCTACGTTCCTGATCCCGACCCTATGTATATCAACAAGCTACTTATAAATCTCCCCTCGCACAG GTTTAGGCAGTATGGGTTGTGGGCGAGGTATGCAGATTTGTACCCAAATCAAGACTTGGTTTACACAGTTGGCACTAGTGATTACAACAAAGATTGGTTTTATGCTCAAGTCACAAG AAAAGTTGGAGAGGGTGCATATAAAGCAACAACGTGGCAGATAAAATTCAAAATGGACACTGTTGAAGAGAGTGGGAAATACACACTGCGAATTGCACTAGCATCTGCAACTTTCTCCATACTAGAG GTGAGAGTGAACAATAATGGGTTAGGGGAGGCGTTATTTTCAAGCGGATTAATTGGAAGCGACAACACAATAACAAGGCATGGGATTCATGGGCTATATTGGATATTCAATGTGGAGATAGAGACTTGTGTGCTCATCAAAGGAGATAATACAATATACCTCACACAAGCTAGAAATCTCAGTGCTTTACATGGAGTCATGTATGATTATATTCGACTCGAGGCTCCTTCTCTCACCTCCATCACACTTGCATGA
- the LOC131010608 gene encoding probable rhamnogalacturonate lyase B isoform X1: MSGIRILQLHIHTDNVVIDNGLVQLSLSNPGGLIRGIQYNGIDNLLELHNQDLNGGFYDLNWSEEGASKTRGKFDTIEGTNFSVIVENEELVEVSFTRSWDPSVEGKQSPLSIDRRFVMLRDHPGFYSYAIFEHTEEYPGFNLNTARIAFMLRKDKFHYMAVADNRQRYMPLPDDRLPGRGQELAYPEAVLLVDPVEPEFKGEVDDKYQYTLENKDNKVHGWICFDPPIGFWQISPSNEFRNGGPFKQDLTSHVNPTTLAIFGTSHYAGEDLLLKFKHGEVWKKVFGPVFIYLNSVPDGHDALSLWNDAKEQMKKEEEAWPYSFTASEDFPKSEQRGRVRGKLFVYDRYINKDKIPAGAAYVGLAPQGDKGSWQRESKGYQFWSTTDEKGYFSVPNIRAGDYNLYAWVPEVIGDYKYEVALTITPGSDIDVGELTFEPPRDGPTLWEIGIPNRSAAEFYVPDPDPMYINKLYVDHPDRFRQYGLWERYTDMYPDKDLVYTVGVSDYRKDWFYAQVTRKIADNIYKATTWQIKFSIDSVVEGGIYKLRLALASAHNSNLQVCVNNADANPPLFSSGVIGGDNAIARHGIHGIYWLFNVDIAAAQLMPGENTIYLTQTKSESPFQGIMYDYIRLEAPSHLDS, from the exons GTTTTATGATCTCAATTGGAGTGAAGAAGGGGCCTCCAAAACAAGGGGAAAGTTCGACAC GATTGAAGGAACAAACTTCAGTGTCATCGTAGAAAATGAAGAGCTGGTAGAGGTTTCCTTCACAAGATCATGGGATCCTTCAGTTGAAGGAAAACAGTCGCCACTAAGTATAGATAGGAG GTTTGTGATGCTCCGTGATCACCCAGGATTCTACTCTTATGCCATATTTGAACATACAGAGGAGTATCCTGGTTTCAATCTTAATACGGCCAGGATTGCATTCATGCTTAGAAAAGACAA GTTTCATTACATGGCTGTGGCAGATAATAGGCAAAGATATATGCCCCTACCAGATGATCGGCTACCTGGAAGAGGTCAAGAGCTGGCTTACCCGGAAGCAGTTCTTCTTGTTGATCCTGTGGAGCCTGAATTTAAAGGAGAA GTGGATGATAAGTATCAATACACATTGGAGAACAAAGATAATAAGGTGCATGGTTGGATATGTTTTGACCCACCTATTGGCTTTTGGCAAATTTCACCTAGCAATGAATTCCGAAATGGAGGACCCTTCAAACAAGACCTGACCTCCCATGTGAACCCTACCACTCTTGCA ATATTTGGCACATCACACTATGCGGGAGAGGATCttttactaaaatttaaacatggAGAAGTATGGAAGAAAGTTTTCGGACCAGTATTTATTTATCTCAATTCTGTACCAGACGGACACGATGCACTTTCCCTTTGGAATGACGCCAAGGAACAG ATGAAAAAAGAAGAGGAAGCATGGCCCTACAGTTTCACAGCTTCAGAGGATTTTCCTAAATCTGAGCAGAGGGGTCGAGTAAGGGGTAAATTATTTGTATATGATAG GTACATCAACAAGGACAAAATACCAGCCGGAGCAGCCTATGTTGGGTTGGCACCACAAGGAGATAAGGGGTCATGGCAAAGGGAATCCAAG GGGTATCAGTTTTGGAGCACTACTGATGAGAAGGGTTACTTTTCCGTACCCAATATAAGAGCTGGTGACTATAATCTTTACGCATGGGTGCCTGAAGTTATTGGAGATTACAAGTATGAAGTAGCATTAACCATTACTCCAG GGTCTGACATTGATGTTGGTGAACTTACATTTGAGCCACCGAGAGATGGTCCTACTTTGTGGGAAATTGGCATCCCTAATCGTAGTGCAGCAGAATTCTATGTCCCTGATCCCGACCCGATGTACATCAATAAACTATATGTAGACCATCCAGACAG GTTTAGGCAATATGGGCTATGGGAAAGATATACTGATATGTATCCTGATAAAGATTTAGTGTACACTGTGGGAGTAAGTGACTATAGAAAAGATTGGTTCTATGCTCAGGTTACGAG GAAAATCGCAGACAATATATACAAGGCCACAACATGGCAAATTAAATTCAGCATTGACAGTGTGGTTGAGGGAGGTATCTACAAACTCCGGTTGGCACTTGCATCAGCTCACAACTCTAATTTGCAG GTTTGTGTCAACAATGCTGATGCAAACCCTCCATTGTTTTCGAGTGGAGTAATAGGGGGAGATAATGCAATTGCTAGGCATGGGATTCATGGAATCTATTGGTTGTTTAATGTGGACATAGCAGCTGCTCAACTCATGCCAGGGGAAAACACCATATACTTGACACAGACAAAGAGTGAGAGCCCATTTCAAGGCATTATGTACGACTACATTCGCCTAGAAGCTCCGTCTCATCTAGATTCTTAA
- the LOC131010607 gene encoding uncharacterized protein LOC131010607 isoform X1 yields the protein MLCILFLTTYFVGCFVKQRPSALYVITFCLLSLEKSSGNGLLQLQLQRDHVVLDNGLVQLTFTKPGGHLIGIRYNGLDNLLELHNPELNGGFWDLNWSEAGSSGTRGKFDVVNGTEFQVVVQNEEQIEISFTRKWDRSLLGQHAPLSIDKRFIMLRGSSGFYSYAIYQRDESMPAFQLNEARIAFMLNIEKFVYMAMSDDRQRRMPRPEDRLPPRGRELAFPEAVLLVDPIEPEFKGEVDDKYQYSCENKDNKVHGFICIDPTIGLWQISPSNEFRTGGPIKQDLTSHVNPTTLAMFVSTHYGGEDMVVKFGEGEKWKKVFGPVFIYLNSLSHHHNTNDSDTAFLWADAKDQMKKEVEKWPYSFPASEDFPHVDQRGSVSGRLFVQDRYISEGKIAAKGAFVGLAAPGKDGSFQNESKGYQFWVNADEDGYFNITNIRPGDYNIYAWVPGFIGDFRCDKDIVVAAGSSINVGDVVYMPPRNGATLWEIGVPDRSAAEFYVPDPDPMYINKLLINLPSHRFRQYGLWARYADLYPNQDLVYTVGTSDYNKDWFYAQVTRKVGEGAYKATTWQIKFKMDTVEESGKYTLRIALASATFSILEVRVNNNGLGEALFSSGLIGSDNTITRHGIHGLYWIFNVEIETCVLIKGDNTIYLTQARNLSALHGVMYDYIRLEAPSLTSITLA from the exons ATGCTCTGTATTTTATTTCTTACCACCTATTTTGTGGGCTGCTTTGTGAAGCAACGGCCATCTGCATTATACGTTATCACCTTCTGCCTTTTAAG TTTGGAGAAATCGTCTGGTAATGGGCTACTGCAGTTACAGCTTCAGAGAGATCAT GTGGTGTTAGATAATGGATTGGTCCAACTTACATTCACAAAACCAGGAGGCCATCTCATTGGAATACGCTACAATGGACTCGACAACTTGCTTGAGCTCCATAATCCAGAGCTAAATGGAGG GTTTTGGGATCTTAATTGGAGTGAAGCTGGTAGCTCAGGCACACGAGGAAAATTTGATGT TGTTAATGGAACAGAGTTCCAAGTTGTGGTACAAAATGAGGAACAAATAGAGATATCCTTCACCAGAAAATGGGATCGTTCCTTGCTAGGACAACATGCCCCCTTGTCCATAGACAAAAG GTTCATAATGTTGCGCGGCTCGTCTGGTTTCTACTCGTATGCCATCTACCAACGCGATGAGTCCATGCCTGCATTCCAATTGAACGAGGCTAGAATCGCCTTCATGCTCAACATAGAAAA GTTCGTGTACATGGCCATGTCAGATGACAGGCAGAGGCGTATGCCACGGCCTGAGGACCGCCTCCCCCCACGGGGCAGGGAGTTGGCATTCCCAGAAGCAGTCCTTCTAGTTGATCCAATAGAGCCAGAATTCAAAGGAgaa GTGGATGATAAATACCAATACTCATGTGAAAACAAAGACAACAAGGTGCATGGATTCATATGCATTGATCCCACAATAGGGTTGTGGCAAATTAGTCCAAGCAATGAGTTCAGAACTGGAGGGCCTATCAAACAGGACCTCACCTCTCATGTCAACCCGACCACATTGGCT ATGTTCGTGAGCACTCACTATGGAGGGGAGGATATGGTAGTGAAATTCGGAGAGGGCGAAAAATGGAAGAAAGTTTTTGGTCCGGTTTTCATATACCTTAACTCACTGTCTCATCATCACAACACAAATGATAGCGATACTGCCTTTTTGTGGGCTGATGCTAAAGATCAG ATGAAGAAAGAAGTTGAAAAATGGCCATACAGCTTCCCTGCTTCAGAAGATTTCCCACATGTTGATCAAAGAGGCAGTGTTAGTGGTAGATTGTTTGTTCAAGACAG GTACATTTCTGAGGGGAAAATAGCAGCAAAGGGTGCTTTTGTGGGGCTGGCTGCACCAGGAAAAGATGGATCATTTCAAAATGAATCAAAa GGCTACCAATTCTGGGTAAATGCAGATGAAGATGGTTATTTCAACATCACCAATATCAGGCCTGGAGATTACAACATCTATGCATGGGTCCCAGGTTTCATTGGAGATTTTAGATGTGACAAAGATATAGTTGTGGCAGCAG GCAGTTCAATCAATGTGGGTGATGTTGTGTACATGCCTCCAAGAAATGGAGCAACACTATGGGAAATAGGCGTCCCGGATCGATCTGCAGCAGAGTTCTACGTTCCTGATCCCGACCCTATGTATATCAACAAGCTACTTATAAATCTCCCCTCGCACAG GTTTAGGCAGTATGGGTTGTGGGCGAGGTATGCAGATTTGTACCCAAATCAAGACTTGGTTTACACAGTTGGCACTAGTGATTACAACAAAGATTGGTTTTATGCTCAAGTCACAAG AAAAGTTGGAGAGGGTGCATATAAAGCAACAACGTGGCAGATAAAATTCAAAATGGACACTGTTGAAGAGAGTGGGAAATACACACTGCGAATTGCACTAGCATCTGCAACTTTCTCCATACTAGAG GTGAGAGTGAACAATAATGGGTTAGGGGAGGCGTTATTTTCAAGCGGATTAATTGGAAGCGACAACACAATAACAAGGCATGGGATTCATGGGCTATATTGGATATTCAATGTGGAGATAGAGACTTGTGTGCTCATCAAAGGAGATAATACAATATACCTCACACAAGCTAGAAATCTCAGTGCTTTACATGGAGTCATGTATGATTATATTCGACTCGAGGCTCCTTCTCTCACCTCCATCACACTTGCATGA